From Epinephelus lanceolatus isolate andai-2023 chromosome 12, ASM4190304v1, whole genome shotgun sequence, the proteins below share one genomic window:
- the LOC117271782 gene encoding LIM/homeobox protein Lhx8 isoform X2, whose protein sequence is MFNCVSNSVGSSGPDDIFEEDSYSPSSLSSSSSASVPTVASLQGKTLCTSCGLEIVDRYLLKVNNLCWHVRCLSCSVCNTSLGRHVSCYIKDKQVFCKLDYFRRYGTRCARCGRNIHSSDWVRRARGSTFHLACFSCTSCKRQLSTGEECGLLENRVFCRPHYDIMMENIKRARENEQPKVEEEVAEKDESGTMSRPAKRARTSFTVDQLQVMQTQFAKDNNPDAQTLQKLAERTGLSRRVIQVWFQNCRARQKKYISPNSASSTLMTSFAPGQLTPPLMEDLQYTTYISPDAPLLTTLTYMDVQSPDPLLLQPIISHSLTQLPVSHA, encoded by the exons ATGTTTAACTGTGTCTCCAACAGCGTG GGTTCCTCTGGGCCTGATGATATTTTCGAGGAGGACTCCTACTCTCCGTCCTCCCTGTCCTCGTCCTCCTCCGCTTCTGTCCCCACTGTGGCCTCCCTGCAGGGGAAAACCCTGTGCACCTCCTGCGGCCTGGAGATAGTGGACAGATACCTGCTCAAG GTGAACAACTTGTGCTGGCACGTTCGCTGCCTCTCATGCAGTGTATGTAACACATCACTGGGGCGACACGTGAGCTGCTACATCAAGGATAAACAAGTTTTCTGCAAACTCGACTACTTTAG GAGGTATGGGACCCGCTGCGCTCGCTGTGGCCGTAACATCCATTCCAGTGACTGGGTGCGTCGGGCACGAGGCAGCACCTTCCACCTGGCCTGTTTCTCCTGCACCTCTTGTAAGCGCCAGCTGTCCACTGGGGAGGAATGTGGACTACTAGAGAACAGGGTCTTCTGCCGGCCACACTATGACATTATGATGGAGAATATCAAGCGTGCTAGGGAAAATG AGCAACCAAAAGTAGAGGAAGAGGTGGCAGAGAAAGATGAGTCCGGCACCATGTCCAGACCTGCTAAGAGGGCCAGGACCAGCTTCACTGTAGACCAGTTACAG GTAATGCAAACTCAATTTGCTAAAGATAACAACCCTGATGCCCAGACTCTCCAGAAACTGGCAGAGAGGACTGGTCTCAGCCGCAGGGTTATTCAG GTTTGGTTTCAGAACTGTCGAGCTCGTCAAAAGAAATACATCAGCCCAAATTCTGCTTCCtcaaccctgatgacatcatttgcTCCTGGTCAGCTGACACCACCTCTGATGGAGGATCTGCAATACACAACCTATATTTCTCCAGATGCACCCCTCCTCACTACACTGACTTATATGGATG TTCAAAGTCCAGACCCACTTTTGCTTCAGCCAATCATATCCCATTCGCTGACACAACTGCCAGTCAGCCATGCCTGA
- the LOC117271782 gene encoding LIM/homeobox protein Lhx8 isoform X1, protein MAEGERRPSEAVFTQLQGNIYVDTGSSGPDDIFEEDSYSPSSLSSSSSASVPTVASLQGKTLCTSCGLEIVDRYLLKVNNLCWHVRCLSCSVCNTSLGRHVSCYIKDKQVFCKLDYFRRYGTRCARCGRNIHSSDWVRRARGSTFHLACFSCTSCKRQLSTGEECGLLENRVFCRPHYDIMMENIKRARENEQPKVEEEVAEKDESGTMSRPAKRARTSFTVDQLQVMQTQFAKDNNPDAQTLQKLAERTGLSRRVIQVWFQNCRARQKKYISPNSASSTLMTSFAPGQLTPPLMEDLQYTTYISPDAPLLTTLTYMDVQSPDPLLLQPIISHSLTQLPVSHA, encoded by the exons ATGGCGGAGGGAGAAAGGAGACCTTCGGAGGCTGTTTTCACTCAGCTACAAGGAAATATTTATGTCGACACA GGTTCCTCTGGGCCTGATGATATTTTCGAGGAGGACTCCTACTCTCCGTCCTCCCTGTCCTCGTCCTCCTCCGCTTCTGTCCCCACTGTGGCCTCCCTGCAGGGGAAAACCCTGTGCACCTCCTGCGGCCTGGAGATAGTGGACAGATACCTGCTCAAG GTGAACAACTTGTGCTGGCACGTTCGCTGCCTCTCATGCAGTGTATGTAACACATCACTGGGGCGACACGTGAGCTGCTACATCAAGGATAAACAAGTTTTCTGCAAACTCGACTACTTTAG GAGGTATGGGACCCGCTGCGCTCGCTGTGGCCGTAACATCCATTCCAGTGACTGGGTGCGTCGGGCACGAGGCAGCACCTTCCACCTGGCCTGTTTCTCCTGCACCTCTTGTAAGCGCCAGCTGTCCACTGGGGAGGAATGTGGACTACTAGAGAACAGGGTCTTCTGCCGGCCACACTATGACATTATGATGGAGAATATCAAGCGTGCTAGGGAAAATG AGCAACCAAAAGTAGAGGAAGAGGTGGCAGAGAAAGATGAGTCCGGCACCATGTCCAGACCTGCTAAGAGGGCCAGGACCAGCTTCACTGTAGACCAGTTACAG GTAATGCAAACTCAATTTGCTAAAGATAACAACCCTGATGCCCAGACTCTCCAGAAACTGGCAGAGAGGACTGGTCTCAGCCGCAGGGTTATTCAG GTTTGGTTTCAGAACTGTCGAGCTCGTCAAAAGAAATACATCAGCCCAAATTCTGCTTCCtcaaccctgatgacatcatttgcTCCTGGTCAGCTGACACCACCTCTGATGGAGGATCTGCAATACACAACCTATATTTCTCCAGATGCACCCCTCCTCACTACACTGACTTATATGGATG TTCAAAGTCCAGACCCACTTTTGCTTCAGCCAATCATATCCCATTCGCTGACACAACTGCCAGTCAGCCATGCCTGA